A region from the Carassius carassius chromosome 33, fCarCar2.1, whole genome shotgun sequence genome encodes:
- the LOC132114203 gene encoding fibrinogen-like protein 1, which yields MSVLLIIWMLCTLDSSDSAPDKCQDEIDRLQAELTSLELRHTKQQQLIQRLMNLNQKDERPFKAGSFYDTGDKQYLDCAQIFKNGSTQSGFYMIKPQLSPTWMRVYCDMTEGGGWTVFQRRSDGSQSFDRDWNDYKIGFGDMKSANGEFWLGNDNLHYLISQDDYTLRINLEDFEGSHRFAVYRTFNVDNEQNHYQLQFGVYTGNAGDALSGSYHPEVQWWASHQGMKFSTRDRDNDHYNRSCAQEDKGGWWFNRCHSTNLNGFYHRGPYSAVTDDGIVWYPWHGWWYSLKSVQMKIRPASFEPSDV from the exons ATGTCAGTTTTGCTCATCATTTGGATGCTTTGTACTCTGGATTCGTCAGACTCT gctCCTGACAAATGCCAAGATGAGATAGACCGTCTTCAGGCGGAGTTGACGAGCTTGGAACTTCGGCATACAAAGCAACAGCAACTTATTCAACGATTAATGAATCTCAACCAGAAGGATGAACGCCCCTTTAAAGCAGGCTCATTTTATGACACAGGAGACAAACAGTACTTGG ACTGTGCTCAGATCTTCAAAAACGGCAGCACGCAGAGTGGATTTTATATGATTAAACCACAGCTAAGTCCAACCTGGATGAGAGTGTACTGTGATATGACTGAGGGGGGTGGATGGACAGTCTTCCAGAGACGCTCAGATGGCAGTCAGTCATTTGACAG AGATTGGAATGATTATAAAATAGGATTTGGTGACATGAAGTCTGCTAATGGAGAGTTCTGGTTAGGAAATGATAATCTGCATTATCTGATATCTCAAG ATGATTACACCCTGAGAATCAATCTGGAAGACTTTGAGGGCAGCCACCGTTTTGCAGTGTACAGAACATTTAACGTGGACAATGAACAG AACCATTACCAGCTCCAGTTTGGCGTGTACACAGGAAATGCAGGGGACGCTCTCTCTGGAAGTTACCATCCTGAGGTTCAGTGGTGGGCCAGCCATCAAGGAATGAAGTTCAGCACACGAGACAGAGATAATGACCATTATAATCGCAGTTGTGCTCAGGAGGACAAGGGTGGCTGGTGGTTTAACAG ATGTCACTCTACCAATCTGAATGGGTTCTACCACAGAGGCCCCTACAGCGCAGTCACTGATGATGGAATAGTGTGGTACCCTTGGCATGGCTGGTGGTACTCCCTCAAATCTGTGCAGATGAAGATCAGACCGGCCAGCTTTGAGCCTAGTGATGTTTAA